A genome region from Bacillaceae bacterium IKA-2 includes the following:
- a CDS encoding sodium/glutamate symporter, with amino-acid sequence MEFTPWALFIDVGIVSFLLIIGTLLRAKVKFVQSLFLPASMIAGFLGLLLGPSGINILPFSDQIASYPGVLIAVIFGAIPIGAVKVPWKKLAGRVRNMWSYSMLLTTLMWGGGALFGLAVLGFIFTDLHVGFGLILGAGFLGGHGTAAALGQGFAIQGWDEALTLGMTSATIGMIVAVLGGLFLIKKSTKKGHTSFISSFEDLPQELRTGLVDRNNRNVLGEDTISPISIDPLIFHVALVSMVVAGAYFITNFGNSLFPQIAIPLFSIAFLLGLFLQFVMRKTNSDDYVDQRVITRISGGATDLLVAFGIIWAYLIFRFVAPRIFDTYWFERAIFGWGWSTGTVAMGLALLRIVDPDLKSKTLDDYAISYLGMVPPEMLIITMAPILFSIGLPWVFPAVLLLTAITIILVFKKKGWWVSEDPFNRTQSDKKSA; translated from the coding sequence TTGGAATTTACACCATGGGCATTATTTATTGACGTAGGAATTGTCTCATTCTTGTTGATTATCGGAACACTATTAAGAGCGAAGGTGAAATTTGTTCAATCACTGTTTTTACCTGCGAGTATGATTGCTGGTTTTTTGGGATTGCTTCTTGGTCCAAGCGGAATTAATATTTTGCCTTTTTCTGATCAAATTGCATCCTATCCAGGGGTCTTAATTGCAGTAATTTTTGGAGCTATTCCGATTGGGGCAGTAAAAGTTCCTTGGAAAAAATTAGCTGGTAGAGTTCGTAACATGTGGTCATACTCAATGTTACTAACTACACTAATGTGGGGTGGTGGTGCCTTATTTGGACTAGCTGTTCTAGGTTTTATTTTTACTGATCTTCATGTAGGATTTGGACTCATTTTAGGAGCAGGGTTTCTTGGGGGACATGGAACTGCAGCGGCCTTAGGACAAGGTTTTGCTATTCAAGGTTGGGATGAAGCGCTAACTTTAGGAATGACTTCTGCTACTATTGGTATGATTGTAGCAGTACTAGGTGGGTTATTTCTTATTAAAAAAAGCACCAAAAAAGGCCATACATCATTTATCTCGAGCTTCGAGGATTTACCACAAGAACTTAGAACAGGTTTAGTAGACCGTAACAACAGAAATGTTTTAGGTGAGGACACAATTTCACCTATCTCGATTGATCCATTAATTTTTCACGTAGCATTAGTGAGTATGGTTGTAGCAGGCGCCTATTTCATAACTAACTTCGGAAATTCACTGTTTCCTCAAATTGCTATTCCGTTATTTAGTATCGCATTCTTACTAGGATTATTCCTTCAGTTTGTAATGAGGAAAACAAATAGTGATGATTACGTTGACCAACGAGTTATTACACGTATAAGTGGTGGAGCTACTGACTTACTTGTTGCTTTTGGTATTATTTGGGCTTACTTGATCTTCCGTTTTGTCGCTCCTCGTATATTTGATACTTATTGGTTTGAGCGTGCAATATTTGGCTGGGGATGGAGTACAGGAACAGTTGCGATGGGACTAGCTCTTTTACGAATTGTTGATCCAGATTTAAAAAGTAAAACGCTTGATGATTATGCAATCTCATATCTTGGAATGGTACCACCTGAGATGCTAATTATTACGATGGCACCGATATTATTCTCGATTGGTTTACCTTGGGTTTTCCCAGCTGTTTTATTATTAACAGCTATTACTATTATTCTAGTATTTAAGAAAAAAGGCTGGTGGGTTAGTGAAGATCCATTCAATAGAACCCAGTCAGACAAAAAAAGTGCATAA
- a CDS encoding dihydrofolate reductase → MISLIVAMAENNVIGFENKMPWHLPADLAHFKKTTTGHTIVMGRKTFQSIGRPLPNRTNLILTRDLSFRAEGCLVIHDIKEVLEKAKKEDLFVIGGAEIYQQFLPYAEKIYSTQILESFHGDTFFPQLTEEWKMVATEKYEKDKKNHYKYEFQVYKKI, encoded by the coding sequence ATGATATCGCTAATAGTTGCTATGGCTGAAAATAATGTGATCGGCTTTGAAAATAAAATGCCGTGGCATTTACCTGCAGACTTAGCTCATTTCAAAAAAACAACGACAGGGCACACTATCGTAATGGGCCGAAAAACATTTCAATCAATTGGGCGTCCACTTCCAAACAGAACGAATCTTATTTTAACTAGGGATCTATCTTTTAGGGCAGAAGGGTGTTTAGTCATCCACGATATTAAAGAAGTGCTTGAAAAAGCAAAAAAAGAAGATTTATTTGTTATTGGGGGCGCAGAAATTTATCAACAATTTCTTCCTTATGCCGAAAAAATATATAGTACCCAAATTCTTGAAAGTTTTCACGGAGATACATTTTTTCCTCAGCTAACAGAGGAGTGGAAAATGGTTGCAACTGAAAAGTACGAAAAAGACAAGAAAAATCACTATAAATATGAATTTCAAGTTTATAAAAAAATATAA
- a CDS encoding alpha/beta hydrolase — MQEKHISFYSEGCKLQGTLYLPENFIEGKKYPAIIPNSGYQGFNEFYPRLFAEKLTKLGYICLGFDYRGFADSEGESGRVILSEQVEDIINATHYLTTVEAVDSERIGLIGWGMGGNNVVHAAAKDKRVKAVAALNGFYDGERWLRSIHTYVEWTAIKETIKKDQQQRVNSGKSELAATFIHYPLDPATSSYVSAELTKVPGFGKQTQLQFTESIINTNAEDLVKAISPRPLFIGHGTENLLHPLDESQSLYEAAAEPKELYLINGKHNDFMFGDHPVFGELIEELTRFFEKSLKQDQEETKS; from the coding sequence ATGCAAGAAAAACACATTTCATTTTATAGTGAAGGCTGTAAGCTTCAAGGAACTCTTTATTTACCAGAAAACTTTATCGAGGGAAAAAAATACCCGGCGATCATTCCTAACTCAGGATATCAAGGATTTAATGAATTTTATCCTCGTCTTTTTGCCGAGAAATTAACAAAACTGGGGTACATTTGTTTAGGATTTGATTACCGTGGTTTTGCTGACAGTGAAGGTGAATCAGGAAGAGTTATCCTTTCAGAGCAAGTCGAGGATATCATTAATGCAACTCATTATTTAACAACGGTAGAAGCGGTAGATAGTGAACGTATCGGTTTAATAGGTTGGGGTATGGGTGGAAACAATGTTGTTCACGCGGCAGCAAAAGATAAGCGTGTCAAAGCTGTAGCTGCTCTTAATGGTTTTTATGACGGCGAGCGATGGTTACGTTCGATCCATACTTATGTTGAATGGACAGCAATTAAAGAAACGATCAAAAAAGATCAACAACAACGTGTAAATTCAGGAAAGTCTGAGCTAGCAGCAACGTTTATCCACTATCCATTAGACCCTGCCACATCGAGTTATGTATCAGCAGAATTAACAAAAGTCCCTGGATTCGGAAAACAAACACAATTACAATTTACTGAATCAATTATTAATACAAACGCCGAGGATTTAGTGAAAGCGATTTCTCCACGTCCGTTATTTATTGGACACGGAACAGAAAATCTTCTTCATCCTCTTGATGAATCACAGTCGTTATATGAAGCGGCAGCAGAACCTAAAGAATTATATTTAATTAATGGGAAGCATAACGATTTTATGTTTGGCGATCACCCTGTTTTTGGAGAGTTAATTGAGGAGTTAACTCGCTTTTTCGAAAAATCATTAAAGCAAGACCAGGAAGAGACTAAATCTTAA
- a CDS encoding DUF6282 family protein has protein sequence MSTTYHPILKGGFELHVHSSPSLFPRVQTDWELVEDIKAAQMAGAIIKSHESPTMDRATLIREKEQGLHIFGGIALNEHTGGISVRTVETALKLGAKIIWMPTISTVQHWVYFQSKQTKLFSTSAKIKPDQGITIWGEEGKIRPELFDILDLISDHDAILATGHLSPKEVSVLVDIAIERNVKKILIQHPDMGIAKIPMGMQQDLVKKGCILEKCYLACSEDFRDLTVADMARTIEFLGADNCVLVTDYGQKHNIPAITALSEFLYKLANAGVKETDLEKMIQTNPRALLSL, from the coding sequence ATGAGCACAACGTATCATCCAATCTTAAAGGGGGGCTTTGAACTTCATGTTCATAGCTCTCCGAGTTTATTTCCTCGAGTACAAACAGATTGGGAGCTTGTTGAAGATATAAAAGCAGCACAAATGGCGGGAGCGATTATTAAAAGTCATGAATCACCGACGATGGATCGTGCTACTTTGATCCGCGAAAAAGAGCAGGGTCTTCACATTTTTGGAGGAATTGCCCTTAATGAGCATACAGGTGGTATTTCCGTACGAACAGTAGAGACCGCTTTAAAGCTAGGTGCGAAAATTATTTGGATGCCAACTATTTCAACTGTACAACATTGGGTTTATTTTCAAAGTAAACAGACTAAATTATTCTCTACTAGTGCGAAGATTAAGCCTGATCAGGGGATAACAATATGGGGAGAAGAAGGAAAAATTCGTCCAGAACTATTTGATATTTTAGATTTGATTAGTGATCACGATGCGATTTTGGCTACTGGTCATTTATCTCCAAAAGAAGTAAGTGTCCTTGTAGATATTGCTATAGAAAGAAACGTCAAAAAAATTCTCATCCAGCATCCTGACATGGGAATCGCAAAAATCCCAATGGGAATGCAACAGGATTTGGTGAAAAAGGGATGTATACTTGAGAAATGTTATTTGGCTTGTAGCGAAGACTTTAGAGATTTGACAGTTGCAGATATGGCTCGAACTATTGAATTTTTAGGGGCAGATAACTGTGTTTTAGTAACAGACTATGGTCAAAAACATAATATTCCTGCGATTACTGCTTTAAGTGAGTTTTTATATAAACTAGCAAACGCCGGAGTTAAAGAAACCGATTTAGAAAAGATGATTCAAACAAATCCAAGAGCTCTTCTTAGTCTTTAA
- the yunB gene encoding sporulation protein YunB, which translates to MFKRRRYRPKKGPLPFRYVFLISIIIFIVMTVQGLVLVEKGIRPTLLSIAQTETQRIGTLAINQAVYKKTLENTNIDKLIEVHEDNNGKLTSVNFNPVVANRVLHETTFNVQKYLNDIALGKVKDLSIPEGIEVEQNGEPYHQEGIIHMIPLGQATDNVLLAHLGPKVPVRLTAIGDVKSQLTRNIEATGINNTTIEYMVDITVDVKIVIPFATQTEVVQTSILVGSIFLPGVVPEFFYSGNGDGGNMPMPAIIRQGDIDEAVRRSNQND; encoded by the coding sequence ATGTTTAAAAGGAGAAGGTACCGACCCAAAAAAGGTCCGCTTCCATTTCGTTACGTTTTTTTAATCTCAATTATTATTTTTATTGTTATGACGGTTCAAGGTCTTGTGCTTGTAGAAAAAGGGATCCGTCCAACGCTCCTAAGTATCGCCCAAACTGAAACCCAAAGAATTGGCACACTTGCCATTAATCAAGCTGTTTATAAGAAAACATTAGAAAACACCAATATTGATAAACTGATTGAAGTTCATGAAGATAATAATGGAAAATTAACATCTGTAAATTTTAATCCAGTTGTTGCGAACCGAGTGTTACATGAAACAACATTTAATGTTCAAAAATATTTAAATGATATCGCACTGGGAAAAGTGAAAGATTTGAGCATTCCTGAGGGTATTGAAGTCGAGCAAAACGGCGAGCCTTATCATCAAGAAGGGATTATTCATATGATACCGTTGGGCCAAGCGACAGATAATGTGCTTCTTGCACATTTAGGTCCAAAGGTTCCCGTTCGTCTAACGGCAATTGGTGATGTCAAGTCGCAACTAACTAGAAACATCGAAGCAACAGGAATTAATAACACGACGATTGAATATATGGTTGATATTACCGTTGACGTAAAAATTGTTATTCCTTTTGCTACGCAAACAGAAGTGGTCCAAACATCGATACTTGTTGGTAGTATTTTCCTTCCGGGAGTTGTTCCTGAATTTTTCTATAGTGGCAATGGTGATGGTGGTAATATGCCAATGCCAGCAATAATTAGACAGGGTGATATTGATGAAGCAGTCAGAAGAAGTAATCAAAATGATTAG
- a CDS encoding cytosolic protein, with amino-acid sequence MDKEKKAYTDFSNVETGENYLIPEDTPEGPYGSPVNKKLGKTTPWREGQRRMSAFNYENKSLHQNLPRQDPGSHPPHDDPNKNEELPYTSK; translated from the coding sequence TTGGATAAAGAAAAGAAAGCTTATACTGATTTTTCAAATGTAGAAACTGGAGAAAATTATCTTATTCCAGAAGACACCCCTGAGGGACCATATGGATCCCCTGTAAATAAAAAACTTGGCAAAACAACGCCATGGCGTGAAGGACAAAGAAGAATGAGTGCCTTTAACTATGAAAATAAGTCACTTCATCAAAATTTACCACGGCAAGATCCTGGATCGCATCCTCCCCATGACGATCCAAACAAAAATGAAGAATTACCTTATACTTCTAAATAG
- a CDS encoding M23 family metallopeptidase: MIRTLLIVTLIASFFVSPINGFAKEAIELTYAERLEQRMSLFQKFETVTNVPWYYLAAADSFERGLRRARRDLPNEAGLIAIYYEPQQWVGALNPNLEDTHPLSISMFGGVGLDGDGDGLADPNNDEDVLYTFASHLESYGYDEENIKIGLWEFYHREKSLQLIIGHAKIYETFNTIALTKNAFPLPLRFNFTYKNTWGDTRGWGGRRIHEGTDIFAGYGTPVQATTYGIIELKGWNKFGGWRVGIRDVDNVYHYFAHLSGFEKGIEAGKVVEPGTVIGYVGSSGYGKPGTQGKFPPHLHYGMYRDNGFIEWSFDPFPSLKRWEKQARAAKRR, translated from the coding sequence ATGATACGGACACTACTTATCGTTACACTAATAGCTTCATTCTTTGTATCTCCGATTAATGGTTTTGCTAAAGAAGCGATTGAATTAACTTATGCTGAACGGCTTGAACAGCGGATGAGCTTATTTCAAAAATTTGAAACTGTCACAAACGTACCGTGGTACTATTTAGCCGCTGCTGATTCATTTGAAAGAGGCTTACGTCGGGCTAGAAGAGACTTGCCTAATGAAGCAGGTTTAATTGCCATTTATTATGAACCACAACAATGGGTAGGAGCGCTAAACCCAAATCTAGAAGATACACACCCACTTTCTATTAGTATGTTTGGTGGTGTGGGATTAGATGGTGATGGCGATGGGCTAGCAGATCCTAACAATGATGAAGATGTACTTTATACGTTTGCTAGCCACTTAGAATCTTATGGCTACGACGAAGAAAACATTAAAATCGGCTTATGGGAATTTTATCATCGCGAAAAGTCGCTACAGCTAATTATTGGACATGCGAAAATATATGAAACGTTTAATACGATTGCCTTAACAAAAAATGCCTTTCCACTGCCACTTCGTTTTAATTTCACTTATAAAAATACGTGGGGCGATACTCGCGGCTGGGGAGGGCGGCGAATTCATGAAGGAACTGATATTTTTGCAGGGTACGGAACACCCGTACAAGCGACAACTTATGGAATAATTGAATTAAAAGGATGGAATAAATTTGGAGGTTGGCGTGTCGGGATTAGAGACGTTGATAATGTCTATCATTACTTTGCTCATTTAAGTGGATTCGAAAAAGGAATTGAAGCAGGGAAAGTAGTTGAACCTGGAACTGTTATAGGTTATGTAGGTAGTTCTGGATATGGTAAACCAGGGACACAAGGGAAATTCCCGCCTCACTTACATTACGGGATGTATCGTGATAATGGCTTTATTGAATGGTCGTTTGATCCGTTTCCTTCACTAAAAAGATGGGAAAAGCAAGCACGAGCAGCAAAAAGACGATAA
- the lipA gene encoding lipoyl synthase — MAKQEEHIRKPDWLKIKLNTNDSYTGLKKMMREEKLNTVCEEARCPNIHECWAERKTATFMILGDICTRACRFCAVKSGLPTELDLEEPERVARVVKKMGLKHVVITAVARDDLKDGGARVFAETVRAIRRKSPFCSVEVLPSDMNGSEENLKILMDARPNILNHNIETVKRLTPKVRARATYERSLALLKKAKEMCPNIPTKSSLMIGLGETKAEIIETMDDLRAHDVDILTIGQYLQPTRSHLKIQKYWTPDEFQELQEIAMTKGFSHCESGPLVRSSYHADEQVNQAQARQEAVKAEMELG; from the coding sequence TTGGCAAAGCAAGAAGAGCATATTCGAAAGCCTGACTGGCTAAAAATTAAACTTAATACTAATGATTCATATACAGGACTAAAAAAAATGATGCGAGAAGAAAAGCTCAATACCGTATGTGAAGAAGCACGTTGTCCTAATATTCATGAATGTTGGGCTGAACGAAAAACAGCTACATTTATGATTTTAGGAGACATATGTACAAGAGCATGCCGTTTTTGTGCTGTGAAATCGGGTCTCCCAACAGAGCTAGATTTAGAAGAACCAGAAAGAGTCGCAAGAGTTGTAAAAAAAATGGGTCTAAAGCATGTCGTCATTACGGCTGTTGCTAGGGATGATCTTAAAGATGGTGGTGCGAGAGTTTTTGCTGAAACTGTTCGAGCGATTCGTCGCAAAAGCCCATTCTGTTCTGTTGAAGTACTGCCTTCTGACATGAATGGTTCAGAAGAAAATTTAAAAATTCTAATGGATGCAAGACCAAACATCCTAAATCATAATATTGAAACGGTAAAGAGATTGACGCCAAAGGTAAGGGCAAGGGCTACATATGAGCGATCTCTAGCCTTACTTAAAAAAGCAAAAGAAATGTGCCCAAATATACCGACGAAATCTAGTCTAATGATTGGTCTTGGTGAAACAAAAGCAGAAATTATTGAAACAATGGACGACTTACGAGCGCATGATGTTGATATTTTAACGATTGGACAATACTTACAACCGACGAGGTCACATTTGAAAATCCAAAAATATTGGACTCCTGACGAATTTCAAGAATTACAAGAAATTGCGATGACAAAAGGTTTTAGCCATTGTGAAAGTGGTCCCCTTGTCCGCTCTTCCTATCATGCTGATGAACAAGTAAATCAGGCTCAAGCAAGGCAAGAAGCGGTGAAGGCAGAAATGGAATTAGGGTAA
- a CDS encoding Na+/H+ antiporter NhaC family protein — MEVSILSLIPPILALVMVMLTRKVLPSLGVGIVVGALMINFESGSNNFSSFNNNFIIDSISQISQIVKAIFIDGGAINTWELYIIFFLLMLGMIASLIAVTGGSQAFGEWAIRRVKTRVGAQLVTVLLGIIIFIDDYFNSLTVGNVGRPLTDRHRISRAKLAYLVDSTAAPMCVIAPVSSWGAYIITIIGGILMTHSVTQWEALQAFVLIAPMNFYAIFAIFMVIAVVYFKLDIGQMRIHEQRAIETGEVVDKEKGPVPGDQGEVSTNVTGKVGNLIWPIITLIVATIFFMITTGIQGSGVTTSILTIFENTDVAAALLYGGLVSLVVSLVLSFSQKLGVIKIGVGLWKGIKSMLPAIYILIFAWTIIAIISELGTGDYLASLVDEHMNVAFLPAVLFIIAGFMAFSTGTSWGTFGIMLPIAGDIAAATDISLMLPVLAAVLAGSIFGDHCSPISDTTILSSTGAGSHHIDHVLTQLPYALIIAGVSIVGYLALGFTESAIVGFLAATVTFVAVIFIMKMRVVALKGA; from the coding sequence ATGGAAGTGTCAATTTTAAGTTTGATTCCACCAATTCTAGCTTTAGTGATGGTTATGTTAACAAGAAAAGTATTGCCCTCGCTAGGAGTCGGGATTGTTGTGGGAGCACTTATGATTAATTTTGAAAGTGGATCTAATAATTTTAGTAGCTTTAATAACAACTTTATTATTGATAGTATTAGTCAAATTTCACAAATTGTCAAAGCGATTTTTATCGATGGTGGTGCGATAAATACATGGGAATTATATATTATTTTCTTTTTACTAATGCTCGGAATGATTGCGTCATTAATTGCAGTAACAGGCGGAAGCCAAGCCTTTGGTGAGTGGGCCATTCGCCGTGTAAAGACGAGAGTGGGAGCTCAGCTTGTTACTGTTTTACTAGGAATTATCATTTTTATTGATGACTATTTTAATAGTTTAACAGTTGGGAATGTAGGGAGACCATTAACAGACCGCCACAGGATCTCACGAGCTAAGCTAGCATACTTGGTAGATTCAACAGCGGCGCCAATGTGTGTGATTGCACCTGTGTCTAGTTGGGGAGCTTATATCATTACCATTATTGGTGGAATATTAATGACTCACAGTGTCACTCAATGGGAAGCGCTACAAGCCTTCGTACTAATTGCACCCATGAACTTTTATGCTATTTTTGCAATATTTATGGTGATCGCTGTCGTTTACTTTAAGCTTGATATTGGACAAATGCGCATTCACGAACAACGTGCTATTGAAACAGGAGAAGTTGTTGATAAAGAAAAAGGTCCAGTACCAGGTGATCAAGGAGAAGTTTCTACCAATGTAACAGGTAAAGTTGGCAATTTAATTTGGCCAATCATTACATTGATTGTTGCAACAATTTTTTTCATGATAACAACTGGCATTCAAGGGTCCGGCGTTACTACATCTATTTTAACTATTTTTGAAAATACAGATGTAGCAGCTGCGCTTCTTTACGGCGGTCTAGTAAGTTTAGTGGTTTCACTTGTACTAAGCTTTTCTCAGAAACTTGGAGTTATTAAAATTGGAGTAGGGCTATGGAAAGGCATAAAATCAATGTTACCAGCAATTTATATTCTTATTTTTGCTTGGACAATTATTGCAATAATATCTGAACTTGGAACCGGAGACTATTTAGCCTCTCTTGTTGATGAGCATATGAATGTTGCTTTTTTACCAGCGGTCTTATTTATTATTGCTGGCTTTATGGCATTTTCAACTGGAACCAGCTGGGGCACATTTGGAATTATGTTACCAATTGCGGGAGATATCGCTGCAGCTACAGATATTTCGTTGATGTTACCAGTACTTGCTGCAGTATTAGCAGGGTCAATTTTTGGTGATCACTGTTCACCAATTTCAGATACGACGATTCTTTCTTCAACAGGGGCAGGAAGCCACCATATTGATCACGTACTAACTCAGTTACCATATGCACTTATCATCGCTGGGGTCTCTATTGTTGGCTATCTGGCACTCGGCTTCACAGAAAGTGCCATTGTGGGATTCTTGGCAGCTACAGTTACGTTTGTTGCTGTTATATTTATAATGAAAATGCGAGTTGTTGCTCTTAAAGGGGCATAA
- a CDS encoding DUF3055 domain-containing protein has translation MTERFYLYDEEEQAKTRYISFMGENQRFDLVIVSTARYFGKQLVLDMQSNRLAIIGSDDLVEPGYLEYAFNLNEEDAEDLRSFLHELIQ, from the coding sequence ATGACAGAACGTTTTTACCTTTATGATGAGGAAGAACAAGCAAAAACTCGCTATATTAGTTTTATGGGAGAAAATCAACGGTTTGATCTTGTCATTGTATCGACGGCACGCTATTTCGGAAAACAATTAGTCCTCGATATGCAATCGAATCGTCTTGCGATAATTGGGTCAGACGACCTTGTTGAGCCGGGTTATCTTGAATATGCTTTTAACTTAAATGAAGAAGACGCTGAAGACCTTCGCAGTTTTCTACATGAATTAATACAATAA
- a CDS encoding FadR/GntR family transcriptional regulator, giving the protein MIARKKISEQVLEEIKKRIRSGEFADNSKLPSESVLTALFGVSRVPLREALSVLSANGVIESKQGGGSWVRAVQMDKVLNKTLVETLSFDQVLYLLETRIILETEAAYLAAERHETDDLVSLYEAQKLLYENINDPASIDDKADFTFHHGIVLATKNPVLIQTVNNISDLYNQAMIVSLKLNTKIVGKKQQVYEEHQNILQAVVTRQAVDARDAMHIHLTNSLEKLKHYNESL; this is encoded by the coding sequence TTGATCGCGAGAAAAAAAATTTCTGAACAAGTCCTTGAAGAAATAAAAAAACGCATCCGTTCTGGAGAATTTGCTGATAACTCTAAACTGCCTTCTGAATCTGTACTTACAGCTCTTTTTGGTGTTAGCCGAGTGCCACTCCGAGAAGCCTTAAGTGTACTATCGGCCAATGGGGTCATTGAGTCCAAGCAAGGCGGTGGAAGTTGGGTAAGAGCTGTTCAAATGGATAAAGTTCTTAACAAAACTCTAGTTGAGACTCTAAGCTTTGATCAGGTTTTATATTTGTTAGAAACAAGAATAATTTTAGAAACAGAAGCAGCTTATTTAGCAGCCGAACGACACGAAACTGATGACTTAGTTTCCTTATATGAAGCGCAAAAGCTCCTTTACGAAAACATCAACGACCCTGCTTCTATTGATGATAAGGCCGACTTCACTTTTCATCATGGCATAGTACTGGCCACAAAAAATCCAGTTCTCATACAAACAGTGAATAATATTTCCGATTTATATAACCAAGCGATGATCGTATCGTTAAAGCTTAATACAAAAATTGTCGGTAAAAAACAACAAGTGTACGAAGAGCATCAAAACATCTTACAAGCTGTCGTCACAAGACAAGCTGTCGACGCTCGAGATGCAATGCATATTCATCTGACTAATAGTTTAGAGAAACTTAAGCATTATAATGAAAGTCTATAA
- a CDS encoding YhcN/YlaJ family sporulation lipoprotein → MIKKFVTLSICLIIVSTGCQALGRNEAPIAKDNHEIINMRNQSEGFNVINPDKNYHEIQRFGFVRHQRETALPRGGSNPHIATYDPELLADAISKLSILVPEVDEVATLVTDKQVLVAYQTTSKNRFQTADQVKKTAMSVVPRFFHVYVSDDPRMISSIERFGGLSSTTEGVQGVLEHTVEEMLLSPQGRGISASENDEFDENIDPTIMK, encoded by the coding sequence TTGATAAAAAAGTTCGTAACTTTAAGTATTTGTTTAATAATAGTTAGTACAGGGTGTCAAGCACTCGGCCGAAATGAAGCACCAATTGCTAAAGACAACCACGAGATCATAAATATGCGTAATCAAAGTGAAGGGTTTAACGTTATTAATCCTGATAAAAATTATCATGAAATTCAACGTTTTGGTTTTGTCCGTCACCAACGAGAAACTGCTTTGCCACGTGGTGGATCAAACCCACATATAGCAACTTATGATCCTGAACTTTTGGCAGATGCGATTAGCAAATTATCGATTTTAGTTCCTGAAGTTGATGAAGTCGCAACATTAGTAACGGATAAGCAAGTTTTAGTCGCTTATCAAACAACGTCTAAAAATCGTTTTCAAACAGCAGATCAAGTAAAAAAAACTGCGATGAGTGTAGTTCCAAGATTTTTCCACGTCTACGTTTCTGATGATCCCAGAATGATATCCAGCATCGAACGATTCGGCGGCCTTTCATCAACCACTGAAGGAGTTCAAGGTGTGTTAGAACACACAGTCGAGGAAATGCTACTATCTCCCCAAGGTCGAGGGATTAGTGCGAGTGAAAATGACGAATTCGATGAAAATATCGATCCAACGATAATGAAGTAA
- a CDS encoding DUF1027 domain-containing protein has translation MTISVQGVNFEVVEDVREAWDEEAYTARYSDVLNKYDYIVGDWGYSQLRLRGFFEDTNRKSTYDSKISTLPEYLFEYCNFGCRYFVLRKLKEDRGNPTTETEKRLVTE, from the coding sequence ATGACAATCAGCGTACAAGGTGTTAATTTTGAAGTAGTTGAGGATGTTAGAGAAGCATGGGATGAAGAAGCTTATACAGCCCGATATAGTGATGTGCTGAATAAATATGATTATATTGTTGGTGACTGGGGTTATAGCCAATTACGACTTCGTGGTTTTTTTGAGGATACAAATAGGAAGTCGACTTATGATTCCAAGATAAGCACTTTACCAGAGTATCTTTTCGAATACTGCAACTTCGGATGCCGTTATTTTGTTTTGCGGAAATTAAAAGAAGATCGAGGTAATCCAACGACAGAAACAGAAAAACGGCTTGTAACTGAATAA